A region from the Flavobacterium enshiense genome encodes:
- a CDS encoding alpha/beta fold hydrolase, with translation MQPLLLLHGALGSQAQFEALKTKLSARYQVYTLDFIGHGSSPMNDHEVLSISSFAQQVLTFLEERKLNNVAIFGYSMGGYVALYLAKHYPHMVSKVFTLATKFDWNPESSKKEAAMLNWEIMEQKVPKFTQYLQGLHQVDKAPKLVKKTAEMMLAMGQQPPLTLVEVGSLEQPILFSVGDKDAMVNFDETLALYKSKTNNQLWVVPDTVHAFEKVNLDKLSREIEYFFN, from the coding sequence ATGCAGCCTTTACTACTTTTACACGGAGCATTGGGTTCTCAAGCCCAGTTCGAAGCCTTAAAGACAAAACTTTCTGCACGTTACCAAGTCTACACCCTTGATTTTATTGGTCACGGGAGCTCACCAATGAATGATCATGAAGTACTTAGTATTTCTTCTTTTGCCCAACAGGTACTTACTTTTTTGGAAGAGCGCAAGCTTAATAATGTAGCAATTTTCGGTTACAGTATGGGTGGATATGTGGCCTTGTATCTGGCGAAACATTATCCGCACATGGTTAGTAAAGTGTTTACGCTGGCCACTAAGTTTGACTGGAATCCGGAAAGCAGTAAAAAAGAAGCCGCTATGCTGAATTGGGAAATCATGGAACAGAAGGTGCCTAAATTTACTCAATACTTACAGGGATTGCATCAGGTTGATAAAGCGCCGAAATTAGTTAAAAAAACGGCTGAAATGATGCTTGCTATGGGGCAGCAGCCACCTCTTACACTGGTTGAAGTAGGCAGTTTGGAGCAACCTATTCTTTTTTCGGTGGGAGATAAAGATGCTATGGTGAATTTTGATGAAACGTTGGCGTTGTATAAGTCAAAAACTAATAACCAGTTGTGGGTTGTACCTGATACGGTACATGCTTTTGAA
- a CDS encoding rhomboid family intramembrane serine protease, whose amino-acid sequence MKESDFKFSASVIAWPFLFLLAIWVVFWFEIRFKMSLYDFGIYPRTLSGLKGIVFSPFLHGDLQHLYNNSIPLFLLVMALRYFYREQSLQVLVWGILMSGFGTWLIGRESMHIGASGLIYVLVSFMFFKGVQSGYYRLVALSLTIVVLYGGMVWYLFPSPEENISWEGHMAGFISGFLLSYFIKTQDYQKPIKYDWERPDFDPSQDPFMKHFDEYGNFVPTPKPEPIEEQYSYFISNLPVIYFWKESDDTENKPAGQDVADKEHLH is encoded by the coding sequence ATGAAAGAATCTGATTTTAAATTTTCCGCATCCGTGATTGCCTGGCCCTTTTTGTTTTTATTGGCAATTTGGGTGGTTTTTTGGTTTGAAATCCGTTTCAAGATGAGTCTGTATGACTTTGGGATTTACCCGCGAACACTGTCAGGATTGAAGGGTATTGTTTTTAGCCCGTTTTTGCATGGCGATTTACAGCATTTGTATAATAATTCGATTCCGCTTTTCCTATTGGTGATGGCATTACGTTATTTTTACCGCGAACAGAGTTTACAGGTTTTGGTGTGGGGGATTTTGATGTCGGGATTCGGAACGTGGCTGATAGGGAGGGAAAGTATGCATATTGGTGCAAGCGGACTGATTTATGTGCTTGTCAGCTTTATGTTCTTTAAGGGGGTACAGTCAGGTTATTACAGATTGGTCGCATTGTCGTTAACAATAGTGGTTTTATATGGCGGGATGGTGTGGTATCTTTTTCCTTCTCCTGAGGAAAATATTTCCTGGGAAGGACATATGGCGGGATTTATCTCCGGATTTTTATTGTCGTATTTCATCAAAACCCAGGATTATCAGAAACCGATAAAATACGATTGGGAGCGACCGGATTTCGACCCGAGTCAGGATCCTTTCATGAAGCATTTTGATGAGTATGGTAATTTTGTGCCTACTCCAAAACCAGAACCGATTGAGGAACAATATTCCTATTTTATATCGAATTTGCCTGTGATTTATTTTTGGAAGGAATCTGATGATACTGAGAATAAACCTGCCGGACAGGATGTTGCTGATAAAGAACATCTGCATTAA